The DNA sequence AGAAtagccattttttttgttggttcaAACAgatatctcaaatatttttaatgcatctaactcatatattaataattttaagacAAATCTTCAATTTTAAGACAATAGAGTTTCAAGACTTGATTGCTTAGTAAGCAGTTTTCCTAGgcagtaaatattaaaagtaattaCGGAGTATATTAGTTGATGGAAACTTTTGATGCTCACTAGTCACTACCTTTCGAGTTAATTACACCAAtatgaaaagggaaaagggaaaagtgaAATTTGGTAGTACAACATAAGatcatttatttaacttttgAAAGAAACTAAAGTCCTCAATTTcctctttttcatatttgccCCAGCCTAATGTAATGTGGCTGTTTGGTTGTATGGATTTGGTCGACTTCTTAGTTGTACATCTCAGCCCTGTATTTGATTTCAGGGTTTCGGATATCAACTTGACTCTGGATCAAACGAATCTCTAAGCTGCTCGACTGGCAGTCATGCCCAGCCCTCATATAGTCTTCAACTGTCCTAACCAGAAGCGCCTGCAGCAAACTCAAAGTCATGCATACTTACAATGGAGAACATTTACTTTGGGTGATGCATTAGATCAACAATGCATATGATTTTAGGATTACATGATCAAACATACTCGCCcgataagaaaaataagaaaattcaaacttttgaAGGAAGACAATGACTCTGATATTCAATCAGAATTAACTGAATCAACAGACTTACCTGCACACTTGATACAGAAAGTTCTGCAGCTTTGCCAAGGTTGTCAGGGTATTTCTATATGATAAGAATCAGATAAATGAATAAGAAACGATGCACAATAATATCTATGAGATGGCTCATGAACTTAAAATAAGGTTTATCAATTGTTACATTGCTCCATCCAAGCAAAAGTGCAGTCATAAGATCTCCTGTTCCCTGTAGTAAAAGAAGATGCAATGTTAGAAGTACCAAACtattagtacaagaaaattgtttggttttgataaaaaatatgagaagaATGAAGCACTCTACAAATTCTTGTCTCATAATTTCCACAAATTTAATCGTTTTTGGCAGTTTTCTTCCTGTGAGTACATAAAAGAGGCTCTGCAGCTAACTGGCAAGCGTATTTAATGAGCTATAGAAGAATTGGGCAAGTAGAACGCAAACCAATAGAGCATTCTAGACAAACATATAGTCATGACAAATATGAGTCCAATAAGAATCACTCGATTATGTAACTCCACATGCAAAAGCGTAAAGCTGAGAGAGGACTGAAAAAAATGGTTCAGCTACTTTTCATTTTACGTTGGGAAGGGGTGAGTTGGAGAAACTCTAGGGTCTGCTCACTCTTGATTGTATGGAGCAAACACTTAGAtaacttcaaattttctaTGTTTCAGGGGAAATGCATATGATAAGTCCTCTAAGAGTGTCGAATGTGGAAAGCATGTCCACTGGTAGAATTGGCCAACACTCCACATAGTTGAAAGCATTTTACTGAACTTTTAAACTTATTCAAGGAAAGTGAGGTGAGAAGAATATATGATGTTCTCAGATCATGAAAACCATTTACGCAATAGGAGATATATCTTGAGAAGGTAACATTCACAAATATAACAGCTTCTTACAGTGAAATAAGCCGGAATTTTGGGAATTGGGATTCGGAACTGCTCAGGTGGTTGCCCCTGTAATAGCCCGAAGTTGCTCAGTAAGAATGTGGATATTAGGGAATAACAAACTTAATTTATAAAGTATACTATTAAGGAAAAAATACACGAGAATCAGTAGAAAATATGCATTTATAGTGGAAATAGCAGACACCCCGTACAAGTATGAGTTATTCAATTACCTTCTCTTTCTGATGACTGCCAATTAGGAGAAGCTCTCCATCTACATTTATGCTTGTTATGACAACCTGACACAAGTTGTAATTCTTGAACAGACATATATAACTTTAATAGCATAACATGATTATTGTAGATAGGATATAATTGTAATAGCATAGTATAATTCTAGGGCATTAAGGGCTATTGCTAGTAGATATCATTCTCAGCAATTTGATGATTTAAGaaaacaatttctttttataagtAATGCCTTTAGATATCATTCTCAGCAATTTGGAACTCATTAGGTTAAAGAGTAAATACAAAAAGAAGCCTACAAGATAATAATTCAGATACTATTAAGAGTGAAGCATTAGAAAACACCTTTGATGGTCCGGCAGCATGAATAATGTTGCATGCCTCCCTGCCATCTTGCTCAGATACAATCCTTAAAAATTGAAGCAATGCGTGGAACGACAAAATCACCAAAAGGAACCAAGGAAAATGATGACAAGAAGGGATACACAATACATAAAAAAGAACTGATGGGGATACAGATTATATTCCAAATGATGCTTGAACcagaataaaatgaagaaaaactAGAACCAAGAAAGTCCTCAAAGGGATATTTTTCCTATGCTACCATAATGATTGACGACTGCAATCATATTCAAAGACTACCCAATTTGAACTAAGGGCATAGGGATAATCCAAGACTTGACTGGCTGAAAGTTACATAGATAacacttcaaaaataaaataaataaaatgataaaaagattaaataacCATAGCAAAAAAACTCAATAGCATGTGGCTGACTACTATTAGAAACAAGTTTTGGCTAAATCCAAGAGTTTATCAGTTGACACACGTGtagaaataaatcaaaactctATCATTAAAGTCTAAAACTTTTCATCATTGCAATAAGTATTCTAGGTAACTGGATTATGTAAGTAGAAGTTTTTATTGTGAATTTGTCATAACAAACTCTTTCAAGTGCTTTGGctttatccaaaaaaaaggaGTTCCCTTTCCCTTGTCTGGTATGAACTCAAAATCAATGGAAATGGACATACTTAATTCGTAAGGGTGACTGAGATTGCACCCACCTCCTCATAAGGTCAACTTTATTAAGTAGTGAATTAGTAAgattcataaaatatgatcAGGCTGATATAGATATGCTTTGTCAGCTTTTGGaagtatttaatatacaaGTTAAACAGGAAAATACCTGGATTTTGTCAACAATTCAGCCTCAAATTGATTCGGAGTCAACATGGAAGCAACAGGGACAACCTATTCAGAAAAAGTAATAACCAATTTTTCCATCAGAGCGAGTATGATATAAAAGTGCATTTATGTAGTTTGCTCTACAAATCCATCTCTTccctatttctttttctttttcctttattataTACCGTTGtgtatgaaattatgaatgtTGTCCACTTTGAACAAATGAGGCCAATTCCTTTGccaacataaaacaaaaaaaaaacacatgtaATATGATGGAGGGATGAAAAATGTAGGACACACTGATAATCTTTGACATTTTACATACAAGCCAATCAACACTTGACAAGTCAAACCAGTAAAATATCtataaactaatactccctccgtcctaaaaaatagtgcacacTTTGCCATTTTGGGGTGTCCAACAAATTAATGCACACTTATTTCTTTGCCATTTTGGACATAAATTCCATATCTTTTATCCACACTTTCTCAACTTACAAATTTACCACACAAGGTCCACCATTTCTCCACTCGCtcaaattatttacaaaattattacaCTTGTACCATCATTTCTCTACTCACAACACACTTTACCTAGTAAAGTGGGGCCCTTTCTCCACTCAAACTTCAATCTAACTAACATTTATTAAAGGGTAAGTTGCCGGAAAAACCatgaagtttggtcaaatACAGGCATGTCCGCAACTTTAAAAGTTAGCCataaaaatcatgaagtttggaTTTGTTCGCAATTATCCCACGACGAAAATATCTGGCCGCACGTGtaatatattgttgatgttTTCAACTAAACGTCGTTTTCTGTATGAATAGTGTAGACGACATCGTTTAACTCATTAGCGGTAATAGTATGATTTTCTGCTACCAGATCAGATACAATTTcaccaaatttttttgtcatgggataattgcaaaaaaatttaaacttcaTGGTTTTTTCGGGTGATTTTTGAAgttgtgggacggaccaaaatttAACACTTCATGTTTTTCTATCAATTTgccctttttaaaaatttcaaaaatgtgCCACAACCTATTATTCACtatttgtgggatggagggagtatgatattatttcatactATATTCTTTACTAGTACAACTCATGAAAACCTTCTATAAGATCAAGTTATAGAGCTATCAGTTGCcataataaaatgcaaaagcATCACAAGTAAAGCTATAGGCCACCCGCTCTTACAAAATTTCTTGTGGAAAAAatgtactaataatttatgctctctaattgaattataaattatgaagtcAAATTTGATATGTGTATATTTATGCGTACACACTCACGCAATAGCAATTTTTAAATGGTTGCTTTGGCTGAACCAGAAAGAAGGCAAAAAGATTGAATAGTTATTTAACTTGACCATTCATAATTAGAATCTACATTTCAGAACATCCAAACTTTAATCTTGGGACCGTGGGTACTGCAACAAACTGAATGAGCACTTGAACTAGTCCCTTAACTACGataaatatcataataatTTTCACTAGAGAAAAACcatattcaatatttaatgTACCTTTTCTCGATATACGGATACTAATTCCTCGGCAACATACAGTTTTCCTTCATCACCTAAAACTGGATCACACACTGAAAACAAAGATTCCATAACAAACTATAGCAAGTTAGCAACGGAATAGGAAAACAATATCAAGGCTGCAGTATATTTAACCTAtccaaaaattagttttaaagaCCCAAGCCTTTACTCAACCAAGATCTTAGACAAATATTATGCACGCTAATTTGTACTTCCAAGTTCCAAGGAAACTACAAGAAGCATATTCTCAATTTAAGAGAGAATATCAGAAGCAAAATTTCTGTGCATATTAAATAGTCAGAGGCTACTGGATCTACTCACCATATGTAAGTCCGGGGTTGACAGACCTAAGCTTGTTCACAACTCGTAGAACAGTATTCAAGAAGGAGACTGAACCAATATAACCTACAATATGTGGCCAGCTGTTAACATGTAGAACGAAAAATATGTCAAGTAACAAATGacaaaaactataaaaactgACACATATCTTATTACCTAATCATTTATGCAACACAGAGCTTAAAAGGAAATGGAAAATAGAAGTCGTCGCAGGCGTCAATACGATTTTACGAAATATAATGAAAGTATAACAAATTTGCAGTGCAGTTGAAAAGGCATAAAAAGCTCAGACTTCAAGAACCATTGAGTTGAATATTAGAAAGTTATTTCCGCAGCAACACTAAACTAGTTGAATCAGTGATACCTGTAAGTAGATGTGTGTAGTACAACAAATTATTAGCTTCAAGGCCCTCGATTAAATCCCAAAGTTGGTCTCCATTCAAGACCTGGCCCTTAAAAGTAGGATATCCTGCAAAATTCATGGTATAGTCATGCTGAGAAATACAACAAAtatgtttattaaaatacatgCCTGGACATGTAAAGATACTCGGATGTCCTCACACCAGGTTTTAAACCTCAGAAAGAATGAAGACTGTGAAGTCAATTAAGCAGCTTGCCTGTGTGGTTTGAAAACTGAACTGAATTTATTGGATCTACATCATATCCAAGTAATTGTAGAGAAAAGACAGCTGATTTGTTGCCGACGTATCCCTAGAGTAAAAGAGAACTTAGCAATGGCTATAACATGAAGCTCAATATCTATCACTACGAATGGTACGCCACCAACCACAACGAAATGTAACACTAGCAAAACACTTTTTTTACGCAATAAGCAAACTGGCAGAGATTGGTCTATTACTGTAATATGGTAGAAGAAAGATTTCATGATATCAAAATCTCACTCAAATCTAAACAGATATTTTCAGCTGCATGTCCTCCCATTCATGGAACAGGATTCTTATTAGTACAAAAACATCCATGGAGGTTGAGAGCTCAATTTTGCAGCAACGTGTCTCTCTCAAACAGTCAGTTTCAGTGAATAAAACATGACGTTACGCAGAAAGAGCAAAATGcttttaaattgaattgagGAGAGCTACCTGAACAGTGTGCGACTGAATACTGAGAACCCGACCCGTTTCCGACGGCAGCGCTAGAGCCAGAACCGGTGGAGGCGCCATGACCTAATTCTTTAACCTAAAAATTGGGTTCAAAATCCATGATTTAGTAAACAAATGCAGGTAATTGAGCTCAGTTCCACCTAAACGTAGAAAAGCTTGGATGAAATTGAGGATTGAATGTGCTGCCGATTAATTTAGACGTAAGCATAAAAGAATCAATGGCGTAATCTGATGCATAGTAGGTGATGATTTCTTAAAGAGGAAAATAAATTGTGGGAATCGTAGAAATGTAATTGGGATTTACTTGTTGCGTGATGATTGAGTGGTGATTACTGACTGGAATTGCTGAGTGAAATGCAGAATGCAAACCTAATTATAGAACCATTTGATTCACTCAACCACACCAACAATCTCTACATGCCGTCGCAAATTGCTCCTTTGCTTCCAGAATTCCACCAGCGACAAAATGCAGTTGAACAAATTTctgatttataattaatgctttcactcactttctattaattttgtttgctttatttttatcctatagtatctcattttatttattttaatttaattatactattatttactttattttcttgttatttaACTTCATAAACACTACTTTCTCGGTCTATAAAAATGATCCAATGGTAAACGGTATGCTTTATAATGcgaaattaatgaaataaaaaattgacggagataaaaatggataaagtagtagtgaaaaaatataatataattaaaatgatcataACTTTACaaggtaaataaaatgacatcatataataattgaCTTCAAATGCACCTTACAGCAgtagaaaaattatgtttttttactGTTTAGAGTAATGAACCAATATTTAGTTTAAGCtttcaaaacaataaataatttctaatagtagtactctaaaatctaaaaatgatGTAATTAAACTAATACTAGCTTCTATAGTTctccaaaattaattctattttggattttgagtAAAATTTAGTACTCCGTGGTACCTATATTTGAGTGTATACTAAACAAATCGAAAttactttctaaaatttaaaatacaatacCAGTATAAAAGTTTCGCTGATTACCAACATATATCCGCTACTAATAATGTCGAATTCATATCTCCCGCTAAATCTACTAGTAATCGACGATATTTTTGTAGCGAAGAATTGAATTGGCGAATATTGTGCTTTTAGTGGAACACAAAATGGTGTGAGAATAAAGACATGGGCAAGGCCTAGCAATGGATTTTTAGAAATGTTCATTACGAAGATCTCACTATGGGTTAATGCTATAAATCCTATCATCATTGACCAGAATTATTGCCCCAACAATTAAAACTGTCCCAATCAGGTAGACATATATCATTGATTAAGGTTTTAATTATCGagaatattttcttatagtcGAATAAGGAAATTCTAGGCACCGTCCTTTAGTCCATGCTTCTAGCCTTCAAAAAATGAGTCTCTTATCAGTTTCCAGTTCGGTTCCATCTTTTGAAAgattactttatttttgaGCCACCAGATAGACCATGAGATCACATAGAATAACGAACTCCAAATTTTCAAGTCAAATCTCGTAAATGGTGCATCCATCCATGATAGGAAGCAAGACATCGGATCTTTGGAAAGACAAAAGGCAAGATTCCAGCAGTTGCATCTAATTAAATACCACAAGCTACTAGAAAACCTGCAACCAAAGcaaccaaagataataatGTGATAGAGTGTTTCAGGTTGCTCCCCACACAATGCACAAAGCTCATCCTCAACTCCGGGAAATCGAAATTTGAAAAGTCTCTCCTTGGTATTTAGTCTGACTTATAAGCATCAATGACAGTTTAAAATAGTACAAGAATTGAGTTCCTGGCATTATCTCGTCTAAAGCTTTTGAATACTAGTTACACCATCTTGTTTGAAAATAGATATAACATGACTAAGTTGTTAATATGATCACGAGTGGATGTCAATAGAAACTACtcctttatattttgaataccATCTCGTCTATAGTGGAGTATGAAATACTACAATTGAGTTGCGAGAATCATCTCATTCGGAGCTCAAAATATGGAGCTAATGTAGATAGAACTTGTTTAGGTAAAACTAATATTGTATGAGCGATGTATCATCCAAAAATACCATTAATTAGAACTCCTAAACACGATCTAATACGAAGCTTGAAACAATATTATAGAGACCATGAAAGCTTATGTCATCGTTACAATTAAGTTTTTCACTTAataataagagagaaaattttgTATAGTGAGTGTCGATATTGaaatacatgtttaaattaACCATTAACAGAAATGCCTAATGTcattaatttggaaaaatggtaaaatttgctatattaagaaatgaaaaacttATTCTAGAGTCGAATAAACGAGTCCAAAgacatatattttaatatatttaacccaaaaacacatattttaaaccattataataatattagattatctgaaaattaaaataagtcaattcaaaatttccaaataaaaatataatgatcaTTGCACTGTGTGGTCtatgtttatttgaaataaaattttgataaattttacgTGATACAAGAGtatcattaataaaatttaaaaggaaTACAAAAAGTAGTGATGTCTTGCGTAGAATTGATTGCGTTATATGGTCTAATATCTACGAAATCGTATTATATACTGTATTACCGTATTAGTCTTTTATGTATCATTGACTCATTGTAAGTtgacttttttattaaatgcaGTAAAAGATTACGATATATATCCATAAAATGATCCTTGCACTATTAAAATGGatttatcacattttcttAGTCCAATCCTATAAGCTATAAATACCAACAACTGATCCAGttaaaatcacaaacaaaaaacacaCTACACCATAACAAAAATGGCCATTTCAAAAATGTTCCAAATTCTCACTGTCACATTTTTACACTACTTTTCAGCATTAATTCTTGCAGAAAATTCTACCTACAATGTTCTTTCCTACGGTGCAAAAGCCAACGAAGAATCCGATAGCGCCCAAGCCTTTCAAGCGGCTTGGGGCGCCGCTTGTGACTCCTCGTCTCCAGCCACCATATATGTGCCACAAGGAACGTACACTTTGGGAAATGCATATTTTGACGGCAGCACGTGCAAAAATAATGCCATAACCATACAGATTGATGGGACTCTTTCAGCCCCATCCGATTACAATGTTATTGGTAATAGTGACCATTGGTTGAAGTTCAAAAGGGTCACCGGAGTTTCTATTCACGGTGGAACCCTAGATGGTCTAGGCGCCAATTTGTGGGCCTGCAAAGCTTCCGGAAAGGAGTGTCCAAAAGGAGCAACGGTAAAACTCTTGTTGTCAACTTGGTGTATTGAGTTGAAATAAATGATTTCTTAGTGTTTATTATGTTGCGGATTCTGATATCCCACATCGATTTTGTTTATGAGAATTTTCTCTCTTAGTAGGCTAGTCACATTCGTCGGTCACTAAATGAAGTGCTTGAGGAGCTTCAAACCCTACTAAGCTTACTTTTTCAAATATAagaatttattattagtatataaaagtgtCTATTGATA is a window from the Salvia hispanica cultivar TCC Black 2014 chromosome 1, UniMelb_Shisp_WGS_1.0, whole genome shotgun sequence genome containing:
- the LOC125200102 gene encoding pyridoxal kinase-like, encoding MAPPPVLALALPSETGRVLSIQSHTVQGYVGNKSAVFSLQLLGYDVDPINSVQFSNHTGYPTFKGQVLNGDQLWDLIEGLEANNLLYYTHLLTGYIGSVSFLNTVLRVVNKLRSVNPGLTYVCDPVLGDEGKLYVAEELVSVYREKVVPVASMLTPNQFEAELLTKSRIVSEQDGREACNIIHAAGPSKVVITSINVDGELLLIGSHQKEKGQPPEQFRIPIPKIPAYFTGTGDLMTALLLGWSNKYPDNLGKAAELSVSSVQALLVRTVEDYMRAGHDCQSSSLEIRLIQSQVDIRNPEIKYRAEMYN